In Flavobacterium praedii, the DNA window TAATGATACCTACTATTAACAATAAAGTTTCATTATGCTCAGGCATTATGTAGGTATTTGGATTGTCTACGTAATAGTTGAATGTAAATAGATACATCATCCATGCGCTCAAGGTTATAGCACGCGCTTGCAACCAACTTCCTTTTGTAATAAACAAAGCAGGAACGGTGCACGAAAATAAAACCGCGACATTATAGAAAGTATGTTGTGGTACACAAAAATAGATGTAGGCAAAATTCCAAATATCATAAGCGATGATCCAAAATACAAGCATGTCGGGCCAAATCATATCTTGCGACTTGTCTTTTGTAACATTAATACCAACCCATCCAGATATGGTTATGATCGAAAGGATACCAGCAATTCCGTTAAGATAATGCCAAATGCCACCATTCTCTCCACCAAGTTCAAAATCTCTTAAGACCGCTTCAAGGATGTTTACTCCTAATATCAAAGCGGGTAAAAAAAGAATGTTTTTGTTCGATGCGCCAGATTTAGAGTATCTTATATAGGCAAAAATGAGTACGCCAGCAATTGCAGAGTACACTTTAGCCCAGTGGAACCAAGTATTAATAGTTGCATCGGGATGATCACCTGCGGTGGGCCAAACCGTAAAAGTTAACACTCCAGCAATACCTACAAAAACAATTATTGAAAGCCACTTTGACCTTCTGAAGACTTCGTTTAGGATTAATAATCCTAAAAAAATTGAAACAACATGAATGATTTTTTCCATAAGATTGGTTTTTTAAGTTGTTAATAAATATAATTTTAACAATTATATTTCTATAAATTTACTTTTTTATTTTGTCTTAATTTGTTTATTAACAGTTGTTTATGCTTTTTTGTAAAACTTCTTAAAGCTAGAGTAAATTTTATAATGCCTATCAAAAGTTTTAATATTGTTTTAAATAGAAACAAAAGCTATAATGTCAATATTGTTTTTCAATAAATCATTTTAACCAACGGCTGAAAATATATTTAAAGCATTTCATAGTTTAAACACTTGTTAATATTTAAATCTTTATAAGTATCTCACTGGTTAATTGTTTTTTATTATTTGTAGATTTAACAAATATTGATTTTGTAATTTTCAATCTATAAAGATTTTCCAAAACCTATTGGCATAAAATAAGAGTTTAAATATAACTTGATAATTTGTTCGAATATTTAATTAATTGACTGGTTTTAATATAGAAACTACTTAAATCGTGTAAAAAAATGATTCAAAAATCTAGAATAAAATGAAACAGCATCAAACATTTTCTTTGGTACTTTTTATTTTTTTGATAAAAATAACTGGGGTTTTCGGTCAATCAAATTCCTCCAATCAAGATTTAAATAAAATAGTAGATACCGATACTGAGCGACTGGTAGGAATGTTTGAAGATATTCATTCAAATCCGGAATTAGGATTCATGGAGGTAAGAACTGCTGCTATTGTCGCTAAAGAATTAAAAGCTTTGGGATTTGAGGTTAAAACTGGAATTGGTAAAACAGGCGTAGTTGGTATTTTGAAAAATGGAAATGGACCTGTCGTTATGTATCGCGCTGATATGGATTGTAATTCCGTTCAAGAAACTACGGTAATCGCATACGCAAACAATAAACTAGTAAAAAACAGAGCAGGTGAAGATGTACCTGCAATGCATGCCTGCGGACATGATGCGCATACGACTTGGATGTTGGGTGTCGCTAAAGCTATGGTGGTTTTAAAGAAATCATGGAGTGGAACTTTAGTAATGGTTGGGCAACCCGCAGAAGAATTGGGTGAAGGAGCAGAAGCTATGATTAATGATAAAATGTATGAGAAAGGAGTTCCTATACCCGATTATTTATTTGGAATGCACACAGCTCCTTTTCCTGTAGGTATAATTTCAAATGGAAGTGGAAAAAGAATGGCTGGAATGGATATTCTAGATGTTACATTTTATGGAATTGGCGGTCATGGATCTTCTCCTCACGTTGCAAAAGACCCAATTTTGATGGGAGCAGCTGCCGTAATTGAATATCAAACTATAATAAGTCGGGGCATTGATCCACAAAACGCAGCTGTGATAACTGTAGGTTCTTTTCAATCGGGTATAGATAATAATGTAATTCCTGGTTCGGCATTGTTAAAATTAAATCTACGTTGGTTTAATGAACAAGACCGTAACGTTATGATAAACGGAATTAAACGAATAAATGAGAGCATTGCCTTTGCCTATGATTTGCCTAAAGAATTGTATCCAACGCTAACTATGAAAGGAATGGCGTTTCCATTGGTAAACAATGAAGTAATGGTAAACAAGGTAAATAAAGCATTAGAAGCAGTTATTGCCCCAGACAAAAACATCAAAAATATTCCCGCAGTTATGGGTTCAGAAGATTTTCACCATTTGGTTATACACAATCCAAAACCAATATATGACTATATGTTGGTTGGTATCGCCAATAAAGAAGCGTCAGAAAAGGCTACTAAAGAAGGCAAAATGTTTCCATTTTTTAATCACAATAGCAATTTTGAAGTAGATTTGAGTGCAATCCCATTGGGTGTTACTCTTGGTACAACCGCTTTATTGGAAATTTTCAAAAAGTAGAAGGCTCCTAGAATGGGAGTGATTTTTTATTTTTAGTGTTTTGTACGTAAATAAAATTATATGATAAAACAGTTCAATTTTTCGAATTTTTGTCTCTTTTTAGCATTATTGTTTTTTTTAGCCGTGAATGGGCAATCTAGTTTGTTTTCTAATAAGTCTAGACGTTTTCAAACACTTACCCAAATTTGGGAATTGGAACCCGATA includes these proteins:
- a CDS encoding DUF5692 family protein: MEKIIHVVSIFLGLLILNEVFRRSKWLSIIVFVGIAGVLTFTVWPTAGDHPDATINTWFHWAKVYSAIAGVLIFAYIRYSKSGASNKNILFLPALILGVNILEAVLRDFELGGENGGIWHYLNGIAGILSIITISGWVGINVTKDKSQDMIWPDMLVFWIIAYDIWNFAYIYFCVPQHTFYNVAVLFSCTVPALFITKGSWLQARAITLSAWMMYLFTFNYYVDNPNTYIMPEHNETLLLIVGIISFGANAAFAWIHFSKMIKDKRFGFGQEVHVN
- a CDS encoding amidohydrolase — encoded protein: MKQHQTFSLVLFIFLIKITGVFGQSNSSNQDLNKIVDTDTERLVGMFEDIHSNPELGFMEVRTAAIVAKELKALGFEVKTGIGKTGVVGILKNGNGPVVMYRADMDCNSVQETTVIAYANNKLVKNRAGEDVPAMHACGHDAHTTWMLGVAKAMVVLKKSWSGTLVMVGQPAEELGEGAEAMINDKMYEKGVPIPDYLFGMHTAPFPVGIISNGSGKRMAGMDILDVTFYGIGGHGSSPHVAKDPILMGAAAVIEYQTIISRGIDPQNAAVITVGSFQSGIDNNVIPGSALLKLNLRWFNEQDRNVMINGIKRINESIAFAYDLPKELYPTLTMKGMAFPLVNNEVMVNKVNKALEAVIAPDKNIKNIPAVMGSEDFHHLVIHNPKPIYDYMLVGIANKEASEKATKEGKMFPFFNHNSNFEVDLSAIPLGVTLGTTALLEIFKK